In the Festucalex cinctus isolate MCC-2025b chromosome 10, RoL_Fcin_1.0, whole genome shotgun sequence genome, one interval contains:
- the LOC144026598 gene encoding Rieske domain-containing protein isoform X2 — MASSHEEEEENVGGVAWRHIGAASELSAKRCRLMYSSLGRQSDVCLFFVKGEFFAMDARCAHSGGPLCEGDIEDADGVLRVFCPWHDYDFDLRTGKSGTSLKQQVHEVKLEDGDVYVKHASCLSLQPFPVHHKS, encoded by the exons ATGGCTTCATCCcacgaagaggaagaggaaaacGTGGGGGGTGTCGCGTGGAGGCACATCGGCGCAGCCTCGGAGCTTTCCGCCAAGAGATGCCGCCTCATGTACTCGTCCCTCGGCCGGCAGTCGGACGTGTGCCTCTTCTTCGTCAAGGGGGAGTTCTTCGCCATGGATGCCCGCTGTGCACACTCGG GAGGTCCTCTGTGTGAAGGGGACATCGAGGACGCCGATGGAGTCCTGCGGGTCTTCTGTCCATGGCATGACTACGACTTTGACCTAAGGACCGGGAAGTCAGGGACATCATTGAAG CAACAAGTGCATGAAGTGAAGCTGGAGGACGGTGACGTGTACGTGAAGCACGCAAGCTGTCTCTCCTTGCAGCCGTTTCCTGTCCATCACAAGAGCTGA
- the cilp2 gene encoding cartilage intermediate layer protein 1 — protein MSGLKTAAFLLAFLASAVLGQGIRRESASVKSRRATLNSFTDTRTTGLTEWTSWFNIDHPGGNGDYERLEAIRFYYRERVCSRPTAMEARTTDWVSAADTGEVVHSSLEKGFWCINKEQPYGRTCSNYHVRFQCPPEQSFWTEWGEWGPCTTTVCNDVGIQVRQRKCMSTQPMPLLLVPACHGHHSERRECSTPPCTAKWSPWGRWGSCSVTCGGGRRIRRRTCVRTSETVQCVGRPAETQKCGKNPCPVKCQRVCAEGRPDEDCGRCVCDDHVLHGDVHSVTGVPVAGALVAFADRPKVVRARTDAKGHFRLQGICSSDVTSLIVRKDKFSPATVSSTSNSTGLSWVSAVLRSAEKPYIVKHPEDKVRYEGGRVMLCCKATGSPIPDKYYWYHNGTLLDRKVYKYQEELVLKDLKPEQTGQYYCKTSSSAGSIKSSPASLTVIAKGAPACNSTPEAHLIRLPLDCVQPGTDSKFYNAGRCPHNKCAGSLDFDMRCRDGAGFCCGVQAMESRTIDCGSYSLPIRSVSQCSCQKCVQPTVLVRGRVVTADDGEPLRFGHIYIGKERAGTTGYQGGFTIQVTPDTQRLVVNFVDPTQKFIDTPKVFILDKKGGSIYHDVKVMRKQAPIDIDAGETNAINLGEMTGEDPIGQLVIPANSFHKENGEVYEGTVKASVTFIDPRNITTASATPGDLNFVDTEGDMLPLRTYGMFSVDFRDESNKEVLGAGAVQVLLDTQHVKMQEHIPKMKLWSLNPDTGVWEEEGDFSSMTTTGGHGRSKREERTFLIGNMEIRERRLFNLDVPENRRCYVKVRAYMSDKFLPVEQLEGVVISLINLEPKPGYSSNPRAWGRFDSVITGHNGACLPAFCDAQRPDAYTAYVTAMMGGEELEAAPSSPKMNPNIIGVSQPYLDKIDYQRSDHEDPALKKTAFRINLAKPNQNNLDETNGPIYPYQNLIACENAPVDANHFRFFRVEKDKYEYNVVPFEETDLTTWTGDYLSWWPNPQEFRACFIKVKVHGQKEVMVRSRNLGGSHPETRGQLYGIRDIRSTRDMREANTSAACVEFKCSGMLFDQAEVDRSLISIIPQGNCRRIATNSLLQEYLIKHPPVAQNNDSHAFTMLAPVDPLGHNYGIYTVTDQNPRVAKEIAIGRCFDGTSDGFSREMKSDSGVALTFSCPERKINRESLFQRLQTNPGQTLSQMARDMREMEGMQVQRSSTRVMAYPSEQQGRTQGRRVVTTSRRRTAVRTQQRQ, from the exons ATGTCAGGATTAAAAACAGCGGCCTTCTTGCTCGCTTTCCTGGCTTCCGCGGTTTTGGGTCAAG GAATTCGAAGAGAGAGTGCATCAGTGAAGAGCAGGAGAGCAACACTAAACAGTTTTACAGATACAAGAACGACAG GTCTGACAGAGTGGACGTCATGGTTCAATATTGACCACCCTGGTGGGAACGGAGATTACGAACGCCTTGAGGCCATCCGCTTCTACTACAGGGAGAGGGTGTGTTCGAGGCCCACGGCGATGGAGGCTCGCACAACAGACTGGGTGTCTGCGGCAGACACGGGAGAAGTGGTCCACTCCAGTCTGGAGAAGGGCTTCTGGTGCATCAACAAGGAGCAACCCTATGGACGCACGTGCTCCAACTACCACGTCCGCTTTCAGTGCCCACCAG AGCAGAGTTTCTGGACCGAATGGGGTGAGTGGGGTCCATGCACGACAACGGTTTGCAACGATGTGGGCATCCAGGTCCGCCAGAGGAAATGCATGAGCACTCAGCCGATGCCTTTGCTCTTGGTTCCTGCCTGCCATGGCCATCATTCAGAGAGGAGGGAGTGCTCAACCCCTCCATGTACAG CCAAGTGGAGTCCGTGGGGTCGCTGGGGGTCTTGCTCCGTGACATGCGGCGGGGGTCGGAGGATCCGAAGGAGGACTTGCGTGAGGACCTCGGAGACGGTGCAATGCGTCGGACGCCCTGCTGAAACCCAAAAATGTGGCAAGAATCCATGTCCAG TCAAATGCCAGCGCGTGTGCGCCGAGGGTCGCCCCGACGAAGACTGCGGCCGCTGCGTGTGCGATGACCATGTTCTGCACGGTGACGTCCACAGTGTGACGGGGGTCCCTGTGGCGGGGGCCTTGGTGGCATTCGCCGACCGTCCCAAAGTCGTCCGTGCCCGGACGGACGCCAAAGGCCACTTCAGGCTGCAGGGAATCTGCTCGTCTGATGTCACTTCGCTCATCGTCAGGAAGGACAAGTTTTCCCCTGCTACCGTCTCCTCCACTAGCAACAGCACAGGCCTATCCTGGGTGTCTGCTGTCCTCAGATCAGCTG AGAAGCCCTACATTGTGAAGCACCCCGAGGACAAGGTGCGTTATGAGGGCGGGCGCGTGATGCTGTGTTGCAAGGCAACCGGATCGCCAATACCTGACAAATACTACTG GTACCACAATGGCACGCTGCTGGACAGAAAGGTGTACAAGTATCAAGAGGAACTTGTACTGAAAGATCTGAAGCCAGAACAGACTGGACAATATTATTGCAAAACCAGCAGCTCTGCAGGCAGCATTAAGTCCTCCCCAGCATCCCTCACTGTCATTG CAAAAGGTGCTCCAGCGTGCAATTCCACTCCCGAGGCACATCTGATCAGACTGCCGCTGGACTGCGTACAACCCGGGACGGACTCCAAGTTTTACAACGCTGGCCGCTGCCCTCACAACAAATGTGCTGGCTCCCTAGACTTTGATATGCGCTGCAGAGATGGCGCCGGGTTTTGTTGTGGTGTCCAAGCGATGGAAAGTCGGACCATTGACTGTGGGAGCTACAGCCTTCCGATCCGGTCCGTATCCCAGTGTAGCTGTCAGAAGTGCGTGCAGCCAACTGTGCTTGTGCGAGGCAGAGTTGTCACCGCTGATGACGGTGAGCCACTGAGATTCGGTCACATCTACATCGGCAAAGAGAGGGCAGGCACCACCGGATACCAGGGAGGTTTCACCATCCAAGTCACTCCAGACACTCAGAGATTGGTGGTGAATTTTGTCGACCCCACGCAGAAATTCATTGACACTCCAAAGGTGTTCATTTTGGACAAGAAGGGTGGCTCAATCTACCATGACGTGAAGGTCATGAGGAAACAGGCTCCAATTGATATTGATGCTGGTGAGACCAATGCTATTAACCTGGGAGAAATGACAGGGGAAGACCCCATTGGGCAGTTGGTTATTCCAGCCAATTCCTTCCACAAAGAAAATGGAGAGGTTTATGAGGGAACCGTAAAAGCCAGTGTCACTTTCATAGACCCAAGAAACATCACTACAGCTTCTGCGACCCCTGGCGATCTTAATTTTGTGGACACTGAGGGTGACATGCTCCCTTTGAGGACCTACGGCATGTTCTCTGTCGACTTCCGTGACGAGAGCAACAAGGAGGTACTCGGGGCCGGAGCAGTCCAAGTCCTTCTTGACACACAACATGTCAAAATGCAAGAGCACATTCCCAAAATGAAACTATGGTCTTTAAATCCCGACACTGGAGTCTGGGAAGAGGAAGGCGACTTCTCTAGCATGACAACTACAGGTGGGCATGGGCGGAGCAAGCGTGAGGAACGCACCTTCCTCATAGGCAACATGGAGATTAGAGAGCGGAGACTCTTCAATTTGGATGTGCCTGAAAACAGACGCTGCTATGTCAAAGTCCGTGCATACATGAGTGACAAGTTCCTCCCTGTTGAACAGCTGGAAGGTGTCGTGATCAGCTTGATCAATCTTGAACCCAAGCCTGGATATTCCTCCAATCCACGAGCATGGGGCCGTTTTGACAGCGTCATCACTGGCCACAACGGGGCCTGTTTGCCAGCTTTCTGTGACGCCCAAAGACCTGATGCCTACACCGCATATGTAACAGCAATGATGGGCGGTGAGGAACTGGAGGCAGCTCCCTCCTCCCCGAAAATGAATCCAAACATCATCGGTGTGTCTCAGCCATATCTGGATAAAATAGACTACCAGCGCTCAGACCACGAAGATCCAGCTCTGAAGAAAACAGCTTTCAGAATCAATTTGGCAAAGCCCAACCAAAATAATCTCGATGAGACCAATGGGCCCATATATCCATATCAGAATTTAATAGCCTGCGAAAATGCACCTGTTGATGCAAATCATTTCAGATTCTTTAGAGTGGAGAAAGACAAGTATGAATACAACGTCGTACCCTTTGAGGAGACGGATCTGACAACCTGGACTGGGGACTACCTCTCATGGTGGCCTAATCCTCAGGAGTTCAGAGCATGTTTCATCAAGGTTAAGGTCCATGGTCAAAAGGAAGTGATGGTCAGATCGAGAAACTTGGGAGGATCACACCCAGAGACAAGAGGCCAACTTTATGGAATCCGAGATATACGCAGCACTCGGGACATGCGAGAGGCCAACACTTCAGCAGCTTGCGTCGAGTTCAAATGCAGCGGCATGTTGTTTGATCAAGCTGAGGTGGACAGATCCCTCATCTCCATCATTCCACAAGGGAACTGTCGCAGGATCGCTACGAACAGCCTTCTACAGGAGTACCTCATCAAACACCCCCCGGTTGCACAAAACAACGACTCTCATGCCTTCACTATGTTAGCCCCAGTGGATCCTCTGGGACATAATTACGGCATATACACAGTCACAGACCAGAATCCCAGGGTTGCGAAAGAAATCGCCATCGGCCGCTGTTTTGATGGTACCTCGGACGGTTTCTCCAGAGAGATGAAATCAGACTCCGGAGTAGCTTTGACGTTCAGCTGTCCAGAGAGGAAAATCAACAGAGAAAGCCTCTTCCAGAGGCTGCAGACCAATCCAGGACAGACTCTGTCACAGATGGCGAGGGACATGAGGGAGATGGAAGGTATGCAGGTGCAGAGGTCATCCACTCGAGTGATGGCCTATCCCTCTGAGCAACAGGGCAGGACCCAGGGTCGTAGGGTTGTCACAACAAGCAGGAGGAGGACGGCTGTGCGCACACAACAACGCCAATGA